Genomic window ([Eubacterium] hominis):
CCAATGGATGTCATTGAAAAATATGGTGTAGATGCATTACGTTTCTTCCTAACGACAAACTCAACACCAGGGCAGGACTTACGTTTTATTGACACAAAAGTAGAAGCAAGCTGGAACTTTATCAATAAAATCTGGAATGCAAGTCGTTTTACGATGATGCAAGTTGGTGATATGACGTTGGAAGAAGTAGACTTAAGCAATGTGAATATCATTGATAAATGGATTTTAACACGTTTTAATGAAGTATTGGAAAATGTCACAAACAATATGGATAAATATGAATTCGCACTGGTTGGAAATGAATTATACAGCTTTATCTGGGATGATTTCTGTAGCTGGTATATCGAATTATCAAAAGCCGGCTTACAAAGTGATGATGCCCAGGCTGTAACTGCTGCGAAATCTACTTTGATTACAGTATTGAGTGGCATCATTCGCATGTTAGAACCATTTATGCCATTTGTCAGTGAAGAAATCTATTTAAGTATGCCTCACGCTTATGAAAGCATCAACAAGGAAGCATGGCCTGAAAAAGCAGAAATCACGATGAGTGAAGAAGAAATGGCTTCCGTAAAACAGTTGATTACGATGATAGAAGCAGTACGTGCAATCAAGGTAGATTATAACCTGAAACCAAGCATGGATATCAATGTCATGATCAAAGATGAAAAAGAAACATTAATGAAACCGGATGCTAAAATCAACGCGATCCTACAGAAAATGTGTCATGCCAGCTGGACAGCCCAGGAAAGCAGTGAAGAAATGGTAACTCGTCCAATTTTAAATGGTACATTATCCGTACCTTTGGCTAGTATTATCAATGTAGAAGAAGAAATCGAAAAACTAAGTAAAGAATTAAAACGTTTAACTGGTGAAATTAAACGTGGAGAGGGAATGTTAAGTAATCCAAACTTCGTAAATAAAGCACCAGAAGCAAAAGTAAATGCTGAAAAAGAAAAATTGGAGGGCTATCGCTCACAATATGCTATTGTAGAAAAACAGCTAGAAGAAATGAAGAAAAAAGCATAAATCAAAAAAAGAGGAAATCATGAGATGATGTGATTTCTTCTTTTTGTTTATATAATAAGCGATAGAATTCAAAAAAACAGCAGATTTTAAACATCTACTGTTTCAAGCTTATTTTCTTTCACAAGTCTTACTAATGCATTTAAAACGATTGGATCATATAAATGCTTTTGTGATATCATCAATTCCATTGCTTCATCAAAACTCATCTGGCGATTATACACACGATTGCTGGTCAGGGCATCAAAGACATCGGCGACAGCAACAATACGTGCATTAAAACATATTTTATCCTTTGTTAATCCATAAGGGTAGCCACTGCCATCCATACGTTCATGATGCTGTAAAGCAATATTTGCAATTTCTTCACCATGTGTTTTCTGTAACAACTTATAAGAATCGATTGGATGTTGTTTTATAATTTTATATTCCTCATCCGTCAATTTGCCTGGTTTTTGAAGAATTTCAATAGGTGTATAATATTTGCCAAGATCATGGAAGGTAGCTGCAGAACCAAGACTGAGAATATCATAAGAAGGATCAAGTTCAAGGGCAATAGCTACAGCATAGGTGCTGACTCTTCGTCCATGTCCTTTCGTATAACTGTCTTTTAACTCAACCTCAACAAGTTTGTTGAAACAGGCATTGGTTTCCTGAATTTTTTGATGATTGCTTTGAGATGAAATCATCAATAATTTACATGGTGTTATAGCCTTCGCAAAATATGATTCCACGATATCATATATCATAACGCTGTCATCTTTCTTTAACGTGAAAGATTCTAACGTTGATGTAAAATGTAATTCACCTTCTAAAACATATACAATGAATATTGTATCATCTTCGCCTTCTTCATGTGTGATACCCATATTTGTACCCTGATAGATATTGTAAATACCTAACTGTAGACGTGAATTTGTATAGATTTCTTCTGCACGTTGTTTTGTATCTTGCAAGATATCGGCGTTATGTCGGATTTCTGTAATCGTCATAGGATACTCCCCACTTTCAGAATTTTATTATATCGAAAATATCAGCGAAAAAGAAGATTATTTACAAAAAAAGAATTAAAAAATCGGAAATTGAAGCGATTACAATGGATAAGTGACAGATTTGTGATAAAATATAAATATAGTATAGGAACTTATTTTTCATTGCTGGCATATGCAGATGAACCAATTCAGCATGCGTGGTTTCTATCACCAATTGTGAATATGCAGGTTATTGTAGAAAATATGATGGAATAGTTTCATATAGATGAAACACAATTAGAAAACAAGAGATAAACCAATTTAGATATGGTCTATTCGGATATCCTTTATGGAGAAAAGAATGATATGTGTGATTGGTTGTTCACAAATTTCATTGTGATTTACAAGTCATGAAGAATGGAGAGCATTATTTCCAAACATCTCAACAGCTTGCATATCATACTAAATGCTTAAACAATCATCTTATTTAAACGCTTGCGAACCTTAAGCTCACATGATATTCCTAGGACATTCGCGCATGGAGATATCTTATTTTGCACTATATGTATCGAAATGAAAAAAAGATTTAAAATCATGCGTTGAAAAGCAAAAAAAATTGTTTCATTAGCGTATGATTCTAACAATTTTGCGGTCATTATGCTATATGCATGATGTGGATTTAAACTGGTCATTAAAATTTTCTGTGCCTGATTGTCCAGGTCATTATGCTATATGCATGATGTGGATTTAAACATTTCGTGAGCTGTATACTCGTAAGAAACCATAGCGTCATTATGCTATATGCATGATGTGGATTTAAACGAAAACCTCTGCTGACGGAGGAGATGGTGTCCCCGGTCATTATGCTATATGCATGATGTGGATTTAAACTGATAGTAGGTGGAAATTATGGTAGCACGGTAGAGTCATTATGCTATATGCATGATGTGGATTTAGACATTTTGACCAATAATGCTAAAACGCCACCAAGTAAGTCATTATGCTATATGCATGATGTGGATTTAAACACACTATGACGGAGACGGCCATAAAAGCCGCCTGTCATTATGCTATATGCATGATGTGGATTTAAACAAGAAAGTAAAAATGTCGCTCCCATCCGACCAAGGGTCATTATGCTATATGCATGATGTGGATTTAAACTTTTTTAGGTACGATACACACTTGTATATAGTCATGGTCATTATGCTATATGCATGATGTGGATTTAAACTTCGAATACGTTTCCCCATTGATTACTATTTAAGTCATTATGCTATATGCATGATGTGGATTTAAACAAGTATGGCAAAGAGGTGTTTCAATTGCTGTTAAGTCATTATGCTATATGCATGATGTGGATTTAAACTATGAT
Coding sequences:
- a CDS encoding HD-GYP domain-containing protein, producing the protein MTITEIRHNADILQDTKQRAEEIYTNSRLQLGIYNIYQGTNMGITHEEGEDDTIFIVYVLEGELHFTSTLESFTLKKDDSVMIYDIVESYFAKAITPCKLLMISSQSNHQKIQETNACFNKLVEVELKDSYTKGHGRRVSTYAVAIALELDPSYDILSLGSAATFHDLGKYYTPIEILQKPGKLTDEEYKIIKQHPIDSYKLLQKTHGEEIANIALQHHERMDGSGYPYGLTKDKICFNARIVAVADVFDALTSNRVYNRQMSFDEAMELMISQKHLYDPIVLNALVRLVKENKLETVDV